GCCTCGCCGAAGGCAAAGCCCCCGCCGCCATCCAGCTCGACATCCTCGAAGCCGCCTCCACCCGCGAATCCCTCAAGCCCAGGCTCGCCTCCCTGCAGCTCGGTGCATCTGAGCTCCTCGAAGGAGGAGATGCCGCGCGAGGCAAAGACATCGTCACCAACAACCTCGGTGCCAACTGCCTCGCCTGCCACACCGTCGAAGCCAAGGAAGGCAGCCAGGTCGGCCCCAATCTGAAGACTATCGGCAGCCAGAAAGACCGCCCCTACATCCTCGAATCCCTCCTCAACCCCGTCGCCAAAATCGCTCCCGGTTACGGCTTCGTCAGCCTCACCACCAAGGACGGCAAAACCATCGCCGCCGTTTTGGAGAAGGAAGACGCAAAACAAGTCATCCTCCGCCTCCCCGACGGCAAAAAACAAACCTTCCCCCGCGACCAGATCGCCTCCCTCCCCCCACCCATCTCCGTCATGCCCCCCATGCTCGGCATCCTCACCAAACCGCAAATCCGCGACGTCGTGGCGTATCTGGCTGGATTGAAAGGCAAATCAGGGAAGAAAAGCGCACCATCCTCCCACTGAAGCCAGGATCAGACAGTCCAGTCTTCAACGGCGAGACCTGCGACACGTTTGAACTCATCGGTGTTGTTCGTCACAACCGTCCATCCGTGCTGTAGTGCAATCGCAGCTATCTGAATATCGTGTGGCCCGATGACCTGCCGCTGCGCCTCCAGCTCCTTTCTGATCCGACCAGCTACGGAAGCCGCCTCGTCATCAAACGGTGCCGAGGCATGCCGTGCAAAAAGATTCTCCAGCTTGCTCAGTCTTGCAGCTTTGTCGTCATACCCTTCGGCACCATAATACAGCTCTTCTTTCACCACAGAGCACAACCAGACCTCATCAGGAGAGACGCTGCGAGCTTCTCCTGCAAGGGAAGGCACCGTCCCTTGAGCAGATAGATCCAGTGGTTGGTATCCAGAAGCCAGGGCATTACCATGCCTCCCGCTTTTCAAAAGGCAGCTCTGCGGGCTCATTCCATTCCGCACCTTCAAATGCGCCATAAAACTGGCTCCAGTAAGATTCAAAGTGATCCTGCCCGGGCAGGTTGGCAGTGCCATTTGCAGGCATCATTTGCCGCAATTGCGTGAGTAGAACCCGCGCCACGCCTTCGGGCGCTCGCGCCAGTTCCTCAATCAGCATGGTTCTCGCGGACATGCCCCTATTACTCTCTGAGAGCCTGACAAGGTCAAGGTGACACCCAGGCCCCTCTCACATCGCTCCCGGCGGCGTTTCCTGCTCTGCCACTGGGACGATGGCCACGCTGGGTGCACTAGAGCCTTTGCCCAGACGGCCGCTGTAGAGGTCGATGGCTCGCTTGGCGATGATGTCGATCACGGCAGGCTGGAGGGTGCGGGCCGCCACATTCGAGACAGCCATGCTGGCCCACATCATGGGAGAATTGATACGCAGCACCTGCCACCAGGGCAGCAGGCGCTTGTACCATTTGTTGGCGGTCTGCATTTTCTCGTGCGTGGCGATCTTATGCGTCATTTCCCACGTTTTCAGCGCCGTGCTGGCACTCACGTCCACGAGGCGGCCGATGGAGCGCGTTTGGAGAAAATCAGCCACATCCATGGCAGCCAGATGCACGGCGCGGGAAAACTGGCTCAAACCTGGGGCCAGCAGCGCCTCCTGCTTGCCGGGGTGGTAGATGGCCGCGATCTCGCGCACCAGCTTGGGCACCTCGTCCACCAACGGCGGCAGCCACTCGGGATTGAGGTTTTTCTGCCAGCGCAGGCGGTTTTTACAGGCTTCTACCGCTTCATGCGCCTTTTCGTCCGCCAGACCACACTCGGGATAGACGTAGCTGGCAAGCGCGTGCCGGG
The sequence above is drawn from the Prosthecobacter vanneervenii genome and encodes:
- a CDS encoding type II toxin-antitoxin system VapC family toxin gives rise to the protein MALPTCPGRITLNLTGASFMAHLKVRNGMSPQSCLLKSGRHGNALASGYQPLDLSAQGTVPSLAGEARSVSPDEVWLCSVVKEELYYGAEGYDDKAARLSKLENLFARHASAPFDDEAASVAGRIRKELEAQRQVIGPHDIQIAAIALQHGWTVVTNNTDEFKRVAGLAVEDWTV